The following proteins are co-located in the Vibrio azureus genome:
- a CDS encoding AMP-binding protein has protein sequence MDSSTMNQPIADNIAGCTLPPPNELILKWAVERPDEIYLRQIINRKFVDFSYADVADKALKLVSALRQLGIEPGEKVALISKNCAEWFICDLAMMLGDYVSVPIFPTAGADTIEYCLTHSGSKALIAGKLDDPTATQQVINTLSEVISIALPYESAPNCQYQFHDLVETAQPCSERPQHHDDKLMSIVYTSGTSGVPKGAMLTYGAFNWSVKQLIDHIGIQEGDRLFSYLPLAHITERVYILGTSIASGVLTAFPESLDTFIEDVKMHRPTLFISVPRLWTLFQQRIQEKLPQKKLNILLKIPLLNALIKKKLADGLGLDQARVLGCGSAPVSPALLEWYRKIGLNITEAWGMTETFAYSTLNYPFRADKIGSVGYAGPGIELEIAQDDEIMVRSKGLFSGYYKNDSATQESFNSEGWLHTGDIGHIDTEGYLIIQGRKKDTFKTAKGKFVAPVPIEKKLFEYSRVEMMCLIGLGLPGPILLVVPHDFPNFDKERYARTTRHVIAKMNQELESHEQIKGVLMIQEPWSIENNILTPTLKIKRHVLEQKYHEIGHNWPKGELVLWEEDLPNQ, from the coding sequence ATGGACTCATCGACAATGAATCAGCCTATTGCAGATAATATCGCTGGTTGTACTCTCCCTCCTCCTAATGAGCTTATCCTGAAATGGGCAGTAGAACGTCCAGATGAAATTTACTTAAGACAGATTATCAATCGTAAGTTTGTTGACTTCAGCTACGCAGATGTCGCTGATAAAGCTTTAAAGTTGGTCAGCGCACTGAGGCAATTAGGTATAGAACCTGGGGAAAAAGTTGCCCTTATTTCCAAAAACTGCGCCGAATGGTTCATTTGTGATTTAGCCATGATGTTAGGCGATTATGTTAGCGTCCCCATCTTTCCAACTGCTGGTGCTGATACGATAGAGTACTGTCTCACGCACAGTGGCAGCAAAGCATTAATTGCTGGTAAGCTAGACGACCCCACGGCAACACAGCAAGTAATCAATACTCTGTCAGAAGTCATTAGCATTGCTCTCCCGTATGAGAGTGCCCCAAATTGCCAATACCAATTTCATGACTTGGTCGAAACGGCACAGCCCTGTAGTGAACGCCCTCAACACCATGACGATAAGCTCATGTCGATTGTCTACACTTCAGGCACCTCTGGTGTACCTAAGGGCGCCATGCTGACTTATGGAGCTTTCAACTGGTCGGTAAAGCAATTAATTGATCATATCGGTATTCAAGAAGGTGACCGACTATTTTCTTACCTGCCTTTAGCACATATCACTGAGCGGGTTTATATCTTAGGTACCTCTATTGCTAGTGGAGTGCTCACCGCTTTTCCGGAGTCTCTCGACACCTTTATTGAAGATGTAAAAATGCATCGACCAACATTATTTATTTCCGTTCCTCGTTTATGGACTCTTTTCCAACAACGAATTCAAGAAAAGTTACCGCAAAAGAAACTGAATATTTTATTGAAAATTCCTTTACTCAACGCCTTAATTAAGAAGAAGCTGGCCGATGGCTTAGGTCTTGATCAAGCAAGAGTTCTTGGTTGTGGTTCTGCTCCTGTCTCTCCAGCCCTGCTTGAATGGTACCGAAAAATCGGTCTCAATATTACAGAGGCATGGGGAATGACAGAGACGTTTGCATACAGTACTCTCAATTACCCATTTCGAGCAGATAAGATAGGCTCAGTGGGGTACGCAGGGCCTGGTATTGAACTTGAAATTGCCCAAGACGACGAAATCATGGTTCGTAGTAAAGGGTTGTTTTCTGGCTACTACAAAAATGATTCTGCGACTCAGGAATCGTTTAACTCCGAGGGGTGGCTACACACTGGTGATATTGGTCATATCGATACAGAAGGCTACTTGATAATACAAGGGCGTAAAAAAGATACATTTAAAACAGCGAAAGGTAAGTTTGTCGCCCCTGTTCCTATTGAGAAGAAATTATTCGAATACAGTCGGGTCGAAATGATGTGCTTAATCGGGCTTGGGTTACCTGGTCCGATTTTATTAGTCGTTCCCCATGATTTCCCTAACTTTGACAAAGAACGTTATGCTCGAACCACACGCCACGTCATAGCGAAAATGAATCAAGAGCTGGAATCTCATGAACAAATCAAAGGGGTCTTAATGATCCAAGAACCTTGGAGTATCGAGAACAATATTTTAACTCCGACATTAAAAATCAAACGTCATGTATTAGAGCAAAAATATCATGAGATCGGCCATAATTGGCCTAAAGGTGAACTGGTCTTATGGGAAGAAGACTTACCGAATCAATAA
- the fusA gene encoding elongation factor G, which yields MTDLSKYRNIGIFAHVDAGKTTTTERILKLTGKIHKTGEVHDGESTTDFMEQEAERGITIQSAAVTCEWNGHRLNVIDTPGHVDFTVEVYRSLKVLDGGIGVFCGSGGVEPQSETNWRYANDSEVSRLIFVNKLDRMGADFYNVVDQVKNVLGANPLVMTLPIGREDDFVGVVDVLSRKAYVWDDSGLPENYEILDVPADMVDDVEQYREELVETAVEQDDDLMEAYMEGEEPTVEQLKACIRKGTRELAFFPTFCGSAFKNKGVQLVLDAVVDYLPAPNEVDPQPLTDPETGEPTGEVATVSADEPLRALAFKIMDDRFGALTFIRIYSGRMKKGDTILNSATGKTERIGRMCEMQADERNELTEAQAGDIIAVVGMKNVQTGHTLCDPKHECTLEAMIFPEPVISIAVSPKDKGSTEKMGIAIGKMVAEDPSFQVETDEDSGETILKGMGELHLDIKVDILKRTYGVELEVGAPQVAYRETITQPVEDSYTHKKQSGGSGQFGKIDYRIKPGEPNSGFTFKSTVVGGNVPKEFWPAVEKGFASMMDTGVLAGFPTLDVEVELFDGGFHAVDSSAIAYEIAAKGAFRQSMPKAGAQLLEPIMNVDVFTPEDNVGDVIGDLNRRRGMIKDQQAGTTGVRIKADVPLSEMFGYIGHLRTITSGRGQFSMEFAHYSPCPANVAEQVIAEVKERDGKK from the coding sequence ATGACTGATTTATCAAAATACAGAAACATTGGTATTTTCGCGCACGTTGATGCGGGTAAAACTACCACTACTGAGCGTATCCTGAAGCTTACTGGTAAAATCCACAAAACTGGTGAAGTACACGACGGTGAGTCTACAACTGACTTCATGGAGCAAGAAGCTGAACGTGGTATTACAATCCAGTCTGCAGCGGTAACTTGTGAGTGGAATGGTCACCGTCTAAACGTAATCGATACTCCAGGACACGTTGACTTTACAGTTGAAGTATATCGTTCACTTAAAGTTCTTGATGGTGGTATCGGTGTATTCTGTGGTTCTGGTGGTGTTGAGCCTCAGTCTGAAACAAACTGGCGTTACGCGAACGATTCAGAAGTATCTCGTCTGATCTTCGTTAACAAACTTGACCGTATGGGTGCAGACTTCTACAACGTTGTTGACCAAGTGAAGAACGTTCTTGGTGCAAACCCACTAGTTATGACTTTACCTATCGGTCGTGAAGATGACTTCGTTGGTGTAGTAGACGTACTGAGCCGCAAAGCTTACGTATGGGATGATTCTGGCCTACCAGAAAACTACGAAATCCTAGACGTTCCTGCAGATATGGTTGACGACGTAGAACAATACCGTGAAGAGCTTGTTGAAACAGCTGTTGAACAAGACGACGATCTAATGGAAGCTTACATGGAAGGCGAAGAGCCTACTGTTGAGCAACTAAAAGCTTGTATCCGTAAAGGTACTCGTGAGCTAGCGTTCTTCCCAACGTTCTGTGGTTCTGCGTTCAAAAACAAAGGTGTTCAACTAGTACTTGATGCTGTTGTTGACTACCTACCTGCTCCAAACGAAGTTGATCCTCAACCTCTAACTGATCCTGAAACTGGTGAGCCAACTGGCGAAGTTGCGACAGTATCTGCTGATGAGCCACTACGTGCTCTAGCATTTAAGATCATGGATGACCGTTTCGGTGCTCTAACCTTTATCCGTATCTACTCTGGCCGCATGAAGAAGGGTGACACTATCCTTAACTCAGCGACTGGTAAAACAGAACGTATCGGCCGTATGTGTGAAATGCAAGCGGACGAGCGTAACGAACTTACTGAAGCTCAAGCTGGTGACATCATCGCTGTTGTTGGCATGAAGAACGTTCAAACAGGTCACACTCTATGTGATCCTAAGCACGAATGTACTCTTGAAGCTATGATCTTCCCTGAACCAGTAATCTCTATTGCTGTTTCTCCAAAAGACAAAGGTTCTACTGAGAAAATGGGCATCGCGATCGGTAAAATGGTTGCAGAAGATCCATCATTCCAAGTTGAGACTGATGAAGATTCAGGTGAAACTATCCTGAAAGGTATGGGTGAACTTCACCTAGACATCAAGGTAGATATCCTTAAGCGTACTTACGGCGTTGAGCTAGAAGTAGGTGCTCCACAAGTAGCTTACCGTGAAACTATCACTCAACCAGTTGAAGATAGCTACACGCACAAGAAACAGTCTGGTGGTTCAGGTCAGTTTGGTAAGATCGACTACCGCATCAAACCAGGCGAGCCAAACTCTGGCTTCACGTTCAAGTCAACAGTTGTTGGTGGTAACGTACCTAAAGAATTCTGGCCTGCAGTTGAGAAAGGCTTTGCGTCAATGATGGATACTGGTGTTCTAGCTGGCTTCCCAACTCTAGACGTTGAAGTTGAACTATTTGACGGTGGCTTCCACGCAGTTGACTCGTCAGCAATCGCTTACGAAATCGCAGCGAAAGGCGCATTCCGTCAGTCTATGCCTAAAGCTGGTGCGCAACTTCTTGAGCCAATCATGAACGTTGATGTGTTCACACCAGAAGATAATGTTGGTGATGTAATCGGTGACCTTAACCGTCGTCGTGGTATGATCAAAGACCAACAAGCTGGTACTACAGGCGTTCGTATCAAAGCAGACGTTCCTCTATCAGAAATGTTTGGTTACATCGGTCACCTACGTACTATTACTTCAGGTCGTGGTCAGTTCTCTATGGAGTTCGCACACTACTCACCTTGTCCAGCAAACGTTGCTGAGCAAGTAATCGCAGAAGTTAAAGAGCGCGATGGTAAGAAGTAA
- the radA gene encoding DNA repair protein RadA — MAKAKRAYVCNDCGADFPRWQGQCNACGAWNTITEVRIAASPTVARNERLSGYAGSATEAQVQTLSEIDLQEVPRFTSGFKELDRVLGGGIVPGAAILIGGNPGAGKSTLLLQTMCLLSAQMPTLYVTGEESLQQVAMRASRLGLPKEHLKMLSETNVDKICQIAEKEQPRIMVIDSIQVMHVSDVQSSPGSVAQVRESATALTRYAKQNNVAVFIVGHVTKDGTLAGPKVLEHIIDCSILLDGGTDSRFRTLRSHKNRFGAVNELGVFAMTGQGLKEVNNPSAIFLSRGEEETSGSSVMVVWEGTRPLLVEIQALVDYSQLANPRRVAVGLEQNRLSLLLAVLHKHGGLQMADQDVFVNVVGGVKVTETSADLALVMALLSSFRDRPLPKDVVVFGEVGLAGEIRPVPSGQERLNEAFKHGFKKAIVPAANMPKGGIAGMQIHGVKKLSEALEAFDEL, encoded by the coding sequence ATGGCGAAAGCAAAACGGGCGTATGTGTGTAATGATTGTGGCGCAGACTTTCCGCGCTGGCAGGGGCAGTGTAATGCATGTGGAGCATGGAATACGATTACAGAAGTACGTATTGCGGCTTCACCGACGGTTGCCCGAAATGAGCGTTTAAGTGGCTATGCTGGCTCAGCAACTGAAGCACAAGTCCAAACATTATCTGAGATTGATCTACAGGAAGTCCCACGTTTTACCAGCGGTTTTAAAGAGCTTGATCGTGTTCTTGGGGGAGGGATTGTCCCTGGTGCTGCGATTTTAATTGGTGGTAACCCTGGTGCAGGTAAATCCACTTTGTTGTTGCAAACCATGTGCTTGCTGTCTGCTCAAATGCCGACATTATATGTGACAGGTGAAGAATCACTTCAGCAAGTTGCAATGCGTGCATCTCGCCTTGGGTTGCCCAAAGAGCACCTAAAAATGCTCTCGGAAACCAATGTGGATAAAATTTGCCAAATAGCAGAGAAAGAGCAACCGCGAATTATGGTAATTGACTCGATTCAGGTAATGCATGTTTCTGATGTTCAATCTTCTCCGGGCAGTGTGGCGCAAGTTCGTGAATCCGCGACGGCTTTAACTCGTTATGCCAAACAAAATAATGTTGCAGTGTTCATCGTTGGTCATGTAACTAAAGATGGCACATTAGCAGGCCCAAAGGTCCTAGAGCATATTATTGACTGTTCTATTTTGTTAGACGGTGGTACAGACAGCCGTTTTCGAACTTTACGAAGCCATAAAAACCGTTTTGGCGCAGTCAATGAACTCGGTGTGTTTGCAATGACAGGTCAAGGACTAAAAGAAGTGAATAACCCTTCGGCGATTTTCTTATCTCGTGGAGAGGAAGAAACATCGGGCTCATCGGTTATGGTTGTCTGGGAAGGAACACGTCCGCTTTTAGTTGAAATCCAAGCCTTGGTGGATTATTCGCAATTAGCGAACCCTCGTCGAGTGGCTGTTGGTCTTGAGCAAAACAGGCTTTCTTTACTCTTGGCGGTGTTGCATAAGCACGGCGGGCTACAAATGGCTGATCAAGATGTCTTTGTTAATGTCGTCGGTGGCGTTAAGGTAACCGAAACGAGCGCTGATTTAGCATTGGTCATGGCGCTTTTATCAAGCTTTCGTGATCGTCCACTGCCAAAAGATGTGGTTGTATTTGGTGAAGTCGGTTTAGCCGGTGAGATTAGACCTGTTCCAAGTGGTCAGGAGCGACTCAATGAGGCGTTTAAACATGGCTTTAAAAAGGCCATTGTCCCTGCTGCAAATATGCCTAAAGGGGGAATTGCGGGGATGCAGATCCACGGAGTCAAGAAACTTTCTGAAGCTCTTGAAGCGTTTGATGAGTTGTAA
- a CDS encoding PilZ domain-containing protein — MQQSDILLLAQKLIPVYGEEDFDYVLEHLTEGKSPSAKILVKMELNRVMAPCKKSIDLRGRVQGECRQYQLDGISHWLDDIAFNAYHKNVRKYGTYTEGVWEALANTPNNFRIMRKSTKTDTGHSLSTKHNPYLAESIHLGYHLQRQEKRLKVQSQVEILCSKGQLIQGVSIDLSCSGAKFKVPKALDYKLGEIIQVTFSELANHSQVIGLDRPINYRILGIDDCYENNAIRYLRAIRLTETNIIGRIIEKALNTASKRSRHANQDKIIRARARGYEHIASKYEFGLPLFFEGSELKFVMLTSNNQSLWQYWHDERNQQMLSTLFNPTRMTSLITSGAQQVSNTLYSFTHEHNNKIYFYSMLQPEATQAQRQLFWNLGAKRKSWKVFRLSMFELSNHERDSLSEFSSVLTKSNPTHVGFLQEISNYDSGQDYRLAERPPIPSSSLNIFRHPKSKFSSPKSFYFDAEPRRREPRYQFKTPLVVSQGESHGIGFTVDISERGLSICLDSPIDWNIGKKVSVLFRELQLYDKKLPLSDVKYDIIRLSSDGKQAQLAIEDSSKNAPITAFFSRMLEYNQDKLLQKSEALPSQALLDTLRSIVFSRSLSTPIFINKVNSKIRTSVIGVHYPLAKHVALFSKMGHHPFFALEALFKNHLEKQQPKSLEQTKSIDPQCLDIYLCVTKIGDKITSIESKEPREFTSLGDRIDFIKHARHIGEFYAIRLSIMPISDPFTSLLHHELNELTQLGIHLASKLEKELAHLTGYSEIQDITEEVVLRLALPET; from the coding sequence ATGCAGCAATCCGATATTCTCTTACTTGCACAAAAACTTATTCCTGTTTACGGTGAAGAAGACTTCGACTATGTTCTTGAACATCTGACAGAGGGAAAGTCACCATCTGCTAAAATATTAGTTAAGATGGAGCTCAACCGTGTCATGGCACCATGTAAAAAAAGCATCGATTTACGCGGGCGAGTACAAGGAGAATGCAGGCAGTATCAACTCGATGGGATATCGCATTGGTTAGATGATATCGCTTTTAACGCTTATCATAAAAATGTCCGAAAATACGGCACATATACTGAAGGAGTTTGGGAGGCTTTAGCCAATACGCCAAACAACTTTCGTATCATGAGAAAAAGCACTAAAACAGACACTGGCCACTCTCTGTCCACGAAGCACAATCCCTACTTAGCAGAGAGTATTCATTTAGGGTATCACCTACAGCGCCAAGAAAAACGCTTAAAAGTTCAATCACAAGTTGAAATACTCTGTTCAAAGGGGCAATTAATTCAAGGGGTAAGTATCGACCTCTCTTGCTCTGGTGCAAAATTTAAGGTGCCCAAAGCCCTCGACTATAAGCTGGGAGAAATCATCCAAGTCACTTTTAGTGAGTTAGCCAATCACTCGCAAGTTATCGGTCTAGATCGTCCCATCAATTATCGCATTTTAGGCATAGATGATTGCTACGAAAATAATGCCATTCGTTATTTAAGAGCGATTCGATTAACAGAGACTAATATTATTGGTCGAATTATCGAAAAAGCCCTCAACACCGCTTCTAAACGCTCCCGCCATGCTAATCAAGATAAGATTATTCGGGCTCGAGCTCGGGGCTACGAACACATTGCTTCTAAGTATGAATTCGGTTTACCGCTTTTTTTTGAAGGTAGTGAACTTAAATTTGTGATGCTAACCAGTAATAACCAATCACTTTGGCAATATTGGCATGATGAACGCAATCAACAGATGCTAAGTACTTTGTTTAACCCCACAAGAATGACCTCTTTGATCACTTCTGGGGCTCAACAAGTAAGTAACACACTTTACTCTTTCACCCACGAGCACAATAACAAGATTTACTTTTATTCCATGCTACAGCCTGAGGCAACTCAAGCACAACGCCAGCTTTTTTGGAACCTAGGTGCAAAAAGAAAAAGTTGGAAGGTCTTCCGTCTCTCAATGTTTGAACTGTCCAATCATGAAAGAGATTCTCTGAGTGAATTTTCAAGTGTTTTAACCAAAAGCAACCCAACCCATGTTGGGTTTTTGCAAGAGATCTCTAATTATGATTCTGGCCAAGATTATCGGCTTGCTGAACGGCCTCCAATCCCTTCAAGTTCACTCAATATATTTCGACACCCTAAGTCAAAATTTAGTAGTCCAAAAAGCTTTTATTTCGATGCAGAACCAAGACGAAGAGAACCACGCTATCAATTCAAAACCCCTTTAGTCGTCTCACAAGGTGAAAGTCATGGTATTGGCTTTACTGTTGATATTTCAGAAAGAGGCCTGTCCATTTGTTTGGACTCTCCTATTGATTGGAATATAGGAAAAAAAGTCAGTGTTCTCTTTCGTGAATTACAGCTCTACGATAAAAAACTACCATTATCCGATGTTAAATATGACATTATTCGGCTCAGCTCTGATGGTAAACAAGCTCAACTTGCCATAGAAGACAGTAGCAAAAACGCACCCATTACAGCCTTTTTTAGCCGTATGCTCGAATATAACCAAGATAAACTGTTACAAAAAAGCGAGGCACTTCCAAGTCAGGCTTTACTGGACACCTTGCGCAGTATTGTTTTTTCTCGCAGCTTGAGTACCCCGATCTTTATTAACAAAGTTAACTCTAAAATCCGAACCAGCGTTATCGGTGTTCATTACCCTTTAGCAAAACACGTCGCACTTTTTTCAAAAATGGGTCACCATCCATTCTTTGCTTTAGAAGCTTTGTTTAAAAATCACCTCGAAAAACAACAGCCGAAATCGTTGGAACAAACGAAAAGCATCGACCCGCAGTGTTTAGACATCTACCTTTGCGTAACGAAAATTGGAGATAAGATAACCTCGATTGAATCAAAAGAACCACGAGAATTCACAAGCCTTGGTGATCGAATCGATTTTATTAAGCATGCTAGACACATCGGTGAGTTCTATGCAATACGCCTTTCCATAATGCCAATCAGTGATCCGTTTACCTCCTTGCTACATCATGAATTAAATGAGCTGACTCAGTTAGGCATTCATTTAGCCAGTAAGCTAGAAAAAGAATTGGCACACTTGACTGGCTACAGTGAAATTCAAGATATAACCGAAGAAGTCGTGCTACGTTTAGCGTTACCCGAAACGTAG
- the serB gene encoding phosphoserine phosphatase — MDESKSLPIRRHTSLLKRLPETRFTSQMQRTKANWIVFTEHLAPRYFEDIDFYTGCFNPIADAWKVGQYEVALMSGELTPEHEKILKGLNLDYASLNEVPELAVPGLALFDMDSTVIQIECIDEIAKLAGVGEEVAQVTERAMQGELDFEQSLRQRVGQLKGADEAILEQVRSQLPFMPDFEALITTLKALGWKTAIASGGFTYFSDFIKDKVGLDFAQSNQLEIIDGKLTGKVQGEVVSAQKKADILVELAEEYDIELHNTVAIGDGANDLVMMAAAGLGIAYRAKPTVEAQAQTAIREVGLGGVLCILSASLVKQQKISWASIPK; from the coding sequence ATGGATGAATCAAAAAGCTTGCCTATCAGAAGGCACACCTCGCTTTTAAAACGATTACCAGAAACACGTTTTACTAGCCAGATGCAGAGAACGAAGGCGAATTGGATCGTCTTTACAGAGCACCTTGCCCCTCGATATTTTGAAGATATTGACTTTTATACAGGTTGCTTTAATCCTATCGCTGATGCTTGGAAAGTGGGGCAATATGAAGTTGCTTTGATGTCGGGCGAGCTCACACCTGAACACGAAAAGATTTTAAAAGGACTCAACTTGGATTATGCCTCCTTGAATGAAGTCCCTGAACTTGCGGTGCCAGGATTAGCCTTGTTTGATATGGACTCTACAGTCATTCAGATTGAATGTATCGATGAAATCGCTAAATTGGCTGGTGTCGGTGAAGAAGTGGCACAAGTGACTGAGAGAGCGATGCAAGGTGAGCTCGATTTTGAACAGAGCTTGCGTCAACGTGTGGGTCAATTAAAAGGTGCCGATGAGGCTATTTTAGAACAGGTACGCAGTCAGCTCCCTTTTATGCCTGACTTTGAAGCTCTGATCACGACCCTTAAAGCTCTAGGCTGGAAGACCGCCATTGCCTCTGGTGGTTTTACTTATTTTTCCGATTTCATCAAAGACAAGGTCGGCTTGGACTTCGCACAATCAAATCAGCTAGAAATTATTGATGGTAAGCTCACAGGCAAGGTACAAGGTGAAGTGGTTTCTGCGCAAAAGAAAGCGGATATCTTGGTTGAGCTTGCTGAAGAATATGACATTGAACTGCATAATACCGTTGCGATTGGTGATGGAGCCAATGATCTCGTGATGATGGCGGCAGCAGGTCTAGGTATTGCTTATCGTGCTAAGCCGACCGTCGAAGCTCAGGCGCAAACTGCGATCAGAGAAGTGGGGCTGGGGGGCGTGCTTTGTATTTTGTCTGCTTCTTTAGTTAAACAGCAAAAAATCAGCTGGGCATCGATACCTAAGTAA
- a CDS encoding YtjB family periplasmic protein, with the protein MNESLFSIRNALRIIALVLLGVMLFITVKNSVIISKGNEKIQAQQLETLTKILISQASLSASEMILHKDQERLLKLTEQLAQDKLVFDATVYDALGVRLAASEKALSVREVLGLDTPLSTASIGRQQLVEPVYSDGNVIGFVRVTFETGRVTAFSDHHYRKSDHYMYMMVLMGFICGILFILILRRQPIRRQKEENLLLTK; encoded by the coding sequence ATGAATGAATCCTTGTTCTCAATTAGAAATGCACTAAGAATTATTGCCCTGGTTTTACTGGGTGTGATGCTATTCATTACAGTAAAAAACAGTGTCATTATCAGTAAAGGCAATGAAAAAATTCAGGCCCAGCAGTTGGAAACACTCACTAAAATCTTGATCTCTCAAGCTTCCTTATCGGCGAGCGAGATGATTTTACATAAAGATCAAGAACGTCTTCTCAAGTTAACTGAACAACTTGCACAGGATAAATTAGTGTTTGATGCCACCGTTTATGACGCACTTGGGGTCCGTTTGGCTGCCAGTGAAAAAGCACTTTCAGTAAGGGAAGTATTAGGCCTCGACACGCCACTTTCTACCGCATCTATAGGGCGCCAACAACTTGTTGAGCCTGTCTACTCAGACGGCAATGTAATCGGTTTTGTCCGTGTCACATTTGAGACTGGGCGTGTTACTGCTTTTTCTGATCATCATTATCGAAAAAGCGATCACTACATGTACATGATGGTATTAATGGGCTTTATTTGCGGCATTTTGTTTATTTTAATTTTGCGCAGACAGCCGATACGCCGACAGAAAGAAGAAAATCTGTTATTGACCAAGTAA
- the deoD gene encoding purine-nucleoside phosphorylase has protein sequence MATPHINAEMGAFADVVLMPGDPLRAKYIAETFLEDVVQVCDVRNMFGYTGTYKGRRVSVMGHGMGIPSCSIYATELVKDFGVKKLIRVGSCGAVNEDIKVRDVVIGMGACTDSKVNRIRFKGHDFAAIADYNMVRAAEEAAKARGIDVKVGNLFSAELFYTPDPEMFEVMDKYGIVGVEMEAAGIYGVAAEYGAKALTICTVSDHIKTGEQTTSDERQTTFNDMMLIALDSVLLDD, from the coding sequence ATGGCAACTCCACATATTAATGCAGAAATGGGCGCTTTTGCAGATGTTGTACTTATGCCTGGCGACCCTCTACGCGCAAAATACATTGCCGAAACTTTTCTAGAAGATGTTGTTCAAGTATGCGATGTACGTAATATGTTTGGCTACACAGGAACTTATAAAGGACGTCGTGTTTCGGTTATGGGGCATGGTATGGGGATTCCATCTTGTTCTATTTATGCGACAGAATTGGTCAAAGACTTCGGTGTTAAGAAATTGATCCGAGTTGGTAGCTGTGGGGCGGTCAATGAAGATATCAAAGTGCGTGATGTCGTGATTGGCATGGGTGCATGTACCGACTCAAAAGTGAACCGTATTCGTTTCAAAGGTCATGACTTTGCTGCTATTGCAGATTACAACATGGTACGCGCCGCGGAAGAAGCAGCGAAAGCTCGTGGCATCGATGTTAAAGTCGGCAACTTGTTCTCAGCAGAACTCTTCTACACGCCAGATCCAGAAATGTTTGAGGTTATGGATAAATACGGCATCGTTGGCGTTGAAATGGAAGCTGCAGGCATTTATGGTGTTGCTGCAGAATATGGGGCTAAAGCCTTGACGATTTGTACCGTTTCTGACCATATCAAAACGGGTGAACAAACAACCTCTGATGAGCGTCAAACAACCTTTAACGATATGATGCTTATCGCGCTGGACTCTGTCCTACTCGATGACTAA